A genomic region of Pseudomonas sp. RSB 5.4 contains the following coding sequences:
- a CDS encoding VF530 family protein encodes MNDHTPDPLHGVTLEQILNALVAHYEWSGLAERIDIRCFKSDPSIKSSLTFLRKTPWAREKVERLYVKLMRTKRPL; translated from the coding sequence ATGAACGACCACACTCCCGATCCGCTGCATGGCGTAACCCTTGAACAGATCCTCAATGCGCTGGTGGCGCATTACGAGTGGTCGGGGTTGGCCGAGCGCATCGATATCCGCTGCTTCAAGAGCGACCCGAGCATCAAGTCGAGCCTGACGTTCCTGCGCAAAACCCCGTGGGCGCGGGAGAAGGTCGAGCGCTTGTACGTGAAACTGATGCGCACCAAGCGTCCGCTCTGA
- a CDS encoding carbohydrate porin has product MPDFSFSRDSAISTLRLLGGCTALGFATYAQAAPAFDSDSPWMLGDWNGTRTELAEKGYDFKLDYTGEMGSNLHGGYDHDRTARYSDQFGLGTHLDLQKILGWNDAEFQLTITKRSGNNISNDRINDPRVGGFTSAQEVWGRGQTTRLTQMWYQQKFFDQKLDIKVGRFGEGEDFNSFPCDFQNLAFCGSQVGNWVGGIWYNWPVSQWALRVKYHLTPELYAQVGAYEQNPSNLDRGNGFKLSGSGTQGAVLPVELVWTPKLNDLPGEYRAGYYYSSAKASDVYKDQNGQPAALSGEAYRSASSKHGVWFGAQQQITSIASDHSRGLSVFANATMHDKKTNAIDNYVQAGVVYKGPFDARAKDDIGFALARVHVNPAFRKNAEASNQAHAVYDYDDPSFLPPQDTEYSAELYYGVHVANWLTVRPNLQYIRHPGGVNEVDDALIAGIKIQSSF; this is encoded by the coding sequence ATGCCTGATTTTTCCTTCTCCCGAGACAGCGCTATCTCAACCCTGCGCCTGCTCGGCGGCTGCACCGCGCTCGGCTTCGCCACCTACGCCCAGGCGGCTCCCGCCTTCGACAGTGACTCACCGTGGATGCTCGGTGACTGGAACGGCACGCGTACCGAGCTGGCGGAAAAAGGCTACGACTTCAAACTCGACTACACCGGCGAAATGGGCAGCAACCTGCACGGCGGCTACGACCACGATCGCACCGCGCGCTACAGCGATCAGTTCGGTCTGGGCACGCACCTGGACCTGCAAAAAATCCTCGGCTGGAACGACGCCGAATTTCAGCTGACCATCACCAAGCGCAGCGGCAACAACATCAGCAATGACCGGATCAACGACCCACGCGTTGGCGGCTTCACCTCGGCCCAGGAAGTCTGGGGCCGTGGCCAGACCACACGCCTGACGCAGATGTGGTATCAGCAGAAATTCTTCGACCAGAAGCTCGACATCAAGGTCGGCCGCTTCGGCGAAGGCGAAGACTTCAACAGCTTCCCGTGCGACTTCCAGAACCTGGCGTTCTGCGGCTCGCAGGTCGGCAACTGGGTCGGCGGCATCTGGTACAACTGGCCGGTCAGCCAGTGGGCACTGCGGGTCAAATATCACCTGACCCCGGAGCTGTACGCGCAAGTCGGCGCCTACGAGCAGAACCCGTCGAACCTCGATCGCGGCAACGGCTTCAAACTCAGCGGCAGCGGCACCCAGGGCGCCGTGCTGCCGGTGGAACTGGTGTGGACGCCGAAGCTCAACGACCTGCCGGGCGAATACCGTGCCGGTTATTACTACAGCAGCGCCAAGGCCTCTGACGTCTATAAAGACCAGAACGGCCAGCCCGCCGCACTGAGCGGCGAAGCCTATCGGAGCGCGTCGAGCAAGCACGGCGTGTGGTTCGGCGCCCAGCAGCAAATCACCAGCATCGCCAGCGATCACTCGCGCGGCTTGAGCGTGTTCGCCAACGCGACGATGCACGACAAGAAAACCAACGCGATCGACAACTACGTGCAGGCCGGCGTGGTCTACAAAGGCCCGTTCGATGCCCGCGCCAAGGATGACATCGGTTTCGCCCTGGCTCGCGTGCACGTCAACCCGGCCTTCCGCAAGAACGCCGAAGCGAGCAATCAGGCGCACGCCGTCTACGACTATGACGACCCGTCCTTCCTGCCACCGCAGGACACCGAATACAGCGCCGAACTGTATTACGGCGTGCACGTCGCCAACTGGCTGACCGTGCGCCCGAACCTGCAATACATCCGCCATCCGGGCGGCGTGAACGAGGTCGATGACGCACTGATCGCGGGGATCAAGATCCAGTCTTCGTTCTAA
- a CDS encoding glucose/quinate/shikimate family membrane-bound PQQ-dependent dehydrogenase, giving the protein MSTESASSRGRLLPSLLGILLLLMGLAMLAGGVKLSMLGGSLYYLLAGIGIALSGILLLLRRRAALGLYAIVLFASTVWALWEVGLDWWQLVPRLALWFVLGIVMLLPWFRRPLLLAGPAPMGTGGLSVAVVLAGVTALASLFTHPGETFGELGRDTADMTSTAPAMPDGEWQAYGRTEFGDRYSPLKQITPANVGKLKEAWRIQTGDLPTSDDPVELTNENTPLKVNGMIYACTAHSKVLALDPDTGKEIWRFDPQIKSPVGFKGFAHMTCRGVSYYDEAAYAKADNAASAVISEAGKAVAQDCPRRLYLPTADARLIALNADTGKICEGFGKNGVVDLTQGIGPFTAGGYYSTSPAAITRDLVIMGGHVTDNESTNEPSGVIRAFDVHDGHLVWNWDSDKPDATEPLAPGEIYSRNSANMWSLASVDEKLGMVYLPLGNQTPDQWGADRTPGAEKFSAGIVALDLATGKVRWNYQFTHHDLWDMDVGSQPTLLDMKTADGVKPALIAPTKQGSLYVLDRRDGTPIIPIREIPVPQGAVKGDHTAPTQARSDLNLLAPELTEKAMWGASPFDQMLCRIQFKELRYEGQYTPPSEQGSLIYPGNVGVFNWGGVSVDPVRQMLFTSPNYMAFVSKMIPRAEVAADSKRESETAGIQPNTGAPYAVTMHPFMSPFGVPCQAPAWGYVAGIDLTTGKVVWKRKNGTSRDSSPIPIGFTLGVPSMGGSMVTAGGVGFLSGTLDQYLRAYDVNTGKELWKSRLPAGGQATPMTYTGKDGKQYVLLVVGGHGSLGTKMGDYVIAYKLPE; this is encoded by the coding sequence ATGAGCACTGAAAGTGCTTCGAGTCGGGGCCGTCTGTTACCGAGCCTGCTCGGCATTCTGCTTCTACTGATGGGCCTGGCCATGCTGGCCGGGGGAGTCAAGCTGAGCATGCTCGGCGGCTCGCTGTACTACCTGCTGGCCGGTATCGGCATTGCGCTGAGCGGCATTCTGTTGCTGCTGCGTCGTCGCGCAGCGCTGGGCCTGTACGCCATCGTGTTGTTCGCCAGCACGGTCTGGGCCTTGTGGGAAGTCGGTCTGGACTGGTGGCAACTGGTGCCGCGTCTGGCACTGTGGTTTGTCCTCGGCATCGTGATGTTGCTGCCGTGGTTCCGTCGTCCGCTGCTGCTTGCCGGCCCGGCGCCGATGGGCACGGGTGGTCTGAGCGTGGCTGTGGTGCTGGCCGGCGTCACTGCCCTGGCCAGCCTGTTCACCCACCCCGGGGAAACCTTTGGCGAACTGGGCCGCGACACCGCAGACATGACCAGCACCGCGCCCGCCATGCCGGATGGCGAATGGCAGGCTTATGGCCGCACCGAGTTCGGTGACCGCTACTCGCCGCTGAAGCAGATCACCCCGGCCAACGTCGGCAAGCTGAAAGAGGCCTGGCGCATCCAGACCGGCGACCTGCCGACGTCTGATGACCCGGTCGAGCTGACCAACGAAAACACCCCGCTCAAAGTCAACGGCATGATCTATGCGTGCACCGCGCACAGCAAAGTGCTGGCACTGGACCCGGACACCGGCAAGGAAATCTGGCGCTTCGACCCGCAGATCAAAAGCCCGGTGGGCTTCAAGGGCTTCGCCCACATGACCTGCCGTGGCGTGTCGTACTACGACGAAGCCGCTTACGCGAAAGCTGATAACGCCGCCTCGGCCGTTATCTCCGAAGCCGGCAAAGCCGTTGCCCAGGACTGCCCGCGTCGTCTGTACCTGCCTACCGCCGATGCACGCCTGATCGCACTGAACGCCGACACCGGCAAGATCTGCGAAGGCTTCGGCAAAAACGGCGTGGTCGACCTGACCCAAGGCATCGGCCCGTTCACCGCCGGTGGCTACTACTCCACCTCGCCGGCCGCGATTACCCGTGATCTGGTGATCATGGGCGGTCACGTCACCGACAACGAATCGACCAACGAGCCATCGGGCGTGATCCGCGCCTTCGACGTGCACGACGGCCACCTCGTGTGGAACTGGGACAGCGACAAGCCAGACGCCACCGAGCCTCTGGCGCCGGGCGAAATCTACAGCCGTAACTCGGCGAACATGTGGTCGCTGGCCAGCGTCGATGAAAAACTCGGCATGGTTTATCTGCCACTGGGCAACCAGACTCCGGACCAGTGGGGCGCCGACCGCACCCCAGGCGCCGAGAAATTCAGCGCCGGCATCGTCGCGCTGGACCTGGCCACCGGTAAAGTGCGCTGGAACTACCAGTTCACCCACCACGACCTGTGGGACATGGACGTTGGCAGCCAGCCAACCCTGCTCGACATGAAAACCGCCGATGGCGTGAAACCGGCGCTGATCGCCCCGACCAAACAGGGCAGCCTGTACGTCCTCGACCGTCGTGACGGCACGCCAATCATCCCGATCCGCGAAATCCCGGTTCCGCAAGGCGCCGTGAAAGGCGACCACACCGCACCGACCCAGGCCCGTTCGGACCTCAACCTGCTGGCCCCGGAACTGACCGAAAAAGCCATGTGGGGCGCGAGCCCGTTCGATCAGATGCTGTGCCGCATCCAGTTCAAGGAGCTGCGTTACGAAGGCCAATACACGCCTCCGTCGGAGCAAGGCAGCCTGATCTACCCGGGTAACGTCGGCGTGTTCAACTGGGGCGGCGTCTCGGTCGACCCGGTTCGCCAGATGCTGTTCACCAGCCCGAACTACATGGCCTTCGTCTCGAAGATGATCCCGCGCGCCGAAGTGGCCGCCGACAGCAAACGCGAAAGCGAAACCGCCGGTATCCAGCCAAACACTGGCGCGCCATACGCGGTGACCATGCACCCGTTCATGTCGCCCTTCGGCGTACCGTGCCAGGCCCCGGCCTGGGGCTACGTCGCCGGTATCGACCTGACCACCGGCAAAGTCGTGTGGAAACGCAAGAACGGCACCAGCCGCGACAGCTCGCCAATCCCGATCGGCTTCACCCTTGGCGTGCCTAGCATGGGTGGTTCGATGGTGACTGCCGGCGGTGTCGGCTTCCTCAGCGGCACCCTCGACCAGTACCTGCGCGCCTACGACGTGAACACTGGTAAAGAGCTGTGGAAATCGCGCCTGCCTGCCGGCGGCCAAGCGACCCCGATGACCTACACCGGCAAGGACGGCAAGCAATACGTGCTGCTGGTGGTGGGTGGTCACGGTTCGCTGGGCACCAAGATGGGTGACTACGTGATTGCGTACAAACTGCCGGAATAA
- a CDS encoding DUF6124 family protein — translation MIKPTPNPPETSPYESLDSRKLHDAAERALDHYLKPSAAAVRFHKPSSMFQVAPDMDNESLLAHACESLASASIMTSDIAAYVDSPQRQTILAIQQIIMLAELAVNRVLDNVEITQSAAHS, via the coding sequence ATGATCAAACCCACACCGAATCCCCCCGAAACCTCCCCCTACGAATCCCTCGATTCCAGAAAACTCCACGACGCCGCCGAACGTGCGCTGGATCACTACCTGAAACCCTCCGCCGCCGCTGTGAGATTCCACAAACCCAGCAGCATGTTCCAGGTCGCCCCGGACATGGACAACGAAAGCCTGCTGGCCCACGCCTGCGAATCACTGGCCTCGGCGAGCATCATGACCAGCGACATCGCAGCCTATGTGGACAGCCCCCAGCGGCAGACGATTCTGGCGATCCAGCAGATCATCATGCTGGCTGAACTGGCGGTGAATCGGGTGCTGGATAATGTGGAAATCACCCAATCTGCAGCACACAGCTGA
- a CDS encoding IS4 family transposase: MAKLALEQAIAPEWVDQVFEEHRQRQYSRELLFSTIIKLMSLVSLGLKPSLHAAARQLEDLPVSLAALYDKISRTEPALLRALVTGCAQRLTPTIKELGCTTMLPGWQVRVVDGNHLASTEKRLGALRHERGAARPGFSVVVYDPDLDQVIDLQACEDAYASERICVLPLLADAEPGQVWLADRLYCTLPVMEACEQVQTSFVIRQQAKHPRLIQEGEWQEPVAVETGTVREQIIHVRGGYQWRRVELTLHSPTDSGDSSLMFWSNLPESISAQQIAELYRRRWSIEGMFQRLEAILESEIETLGSPKAALLGFATAVLAYNVLAVLKRSVEQAHRDTQPEGWEASTYHLAVQVRSGYEGMQIALPSEYLPVIPAEKLAQRLLELARNIQPKQVAKSPRGPKVPKPKTWVQGTAVHAHVSTDRVIKAAKTKRP, from the coding sequence ATGGCCAAGTTGGCGCTGGAGCAGGCTATTGCTCCTGAGTGGGTCGATCAGGTCTTCGAAGAACATCGGCAACGGCAGTATTCTCGTGAACTACTGTTCTCGACCATCATCAAGCTGATGTCCCTTGTTTCATTGGGTTTGAAGCCATCCCTGCACGCCGCCGCTCGGCAACTGGAAGATCTTCCTGTCAGCTTGGCAGCCCTCTACGACAAGATCAGTCGTACCGAACCTGCTCTGTTGCGCGCGCTGGTCACAGGCTGTGCACAACGCCTGACCCCAACCATCAAAGAGCTGGGTTGCACCACGATGCTGCCGGGCTGGCAGGTTCGGGTGGTGGACGGCAACCACTTGGCATCCACTGAGAAACGTCTGGGCGCTCTACGCCACGAGCGGGGTGCCGCTCGTCCTGGCTTTTCGGTGGTTGTCTACGACCCCGATCTCGATCAGGTCATCGACCTTCAGGCATGTGAGGATGCCTACGCAAGCGAGCGTATTTGTGTGCTGCCTCTATTGGCTGATGCCGAGCCGGGCCAGGTGTGGCTGGCTGATCGACTCTACTGCACGCTCCCGGTTATGGAAGCTTGTGAGCAGGTCCAGACATCCTTTGTCATTCGTCAGCAAGCCAAGCACCCACGCCTGATTCAAGAGGGTGAGTGGCAAGAGCCCGTAGCTGTGGAAACAGGCACTGTGCGCGAGCAGATCATCCACGTCAGAGGCGGTTACCAATGGCGGCGCGTGGAACTGACGCTTCATTCGCCAACAGACTCGGGTGACAGCAGCTTGATGTTCTGGAGCAATCTACCTGAGAGCATCAGTGCACAGCAGATCGCAGAACTCTATCGCCGCCGCTGGAGTATTGAGGGCATGTTCCAGCGACTGGAAGCGATCCTGGAAAGTGAAATCGAAACCCTTGGCAGCCCAAAGGCTGCCTTGCTCGGGTTCGCTACTGCGGTATTGGCATACAACGTCCTGGCCGTACTCAAACGAAGTGTCGAACAAGCCCATCGCGACACCCAGCCTGAAGGCTGGGAAGCCTCGACCTACCACTTGGCGGTCCAGGTCAGGAGTGGTTATGAGGGAATGCAGATTGCGCTGCCCTCGGAGTACCTTCCCGTTATCCCTGCGGAAAAACTGGCTCAGCGCTTGTTGGAACTAGCCAGAAACATCCAGCCAAAACAAGTTGCGAAAAGCCCCCGAGGCCCCAAGGTGCCCAAGCCCAAAACGTGGGTCCAAGGCACAGCGGTGCATGCTCATGTTTCAACGGACAGGGTAATCAAGGCCGCCAAAACGAAAAGACCTTGA